In Lolium rigidum isolate FL_2022 chromosome 7, APGP_CSIRO_Lrig_0.1, whole genome shotgun sequence, the DNA window AGTATATTCCTCAGTGTTGTGATTAAAACACCCACTGGTGACATATCTAGTTGGTTAGTGTCAAAAAGTTTCAAGAGAAAACAAGTGAAGATTTGCTATTTCATCAAGGCATCTGCCTGTGTATTCGGATCTCCTGGACAGTCAAACCCATATCAATGGAAACTCATCAAAAATAGAATATCTTGCAGAGCAAAAGAGGACGATCCAAGCAGAAATGATAGCTGAAAAAAGACACATCTGAACGAAACTAAAAAAATAAATGCAGAGCAAACTCGGCTGCTAGAACAAATCCCTGAGAGCAGTTTTGACTTTTGAGTCTAGTTGCAACCTCAATGGTGATAAAAATGTGAAACAATTTGTTTATGGAAAAGTATTGCTTCCAGGAACGTCACACAAGTACATACATGTCAGCTAGCCTGCTAATCTAGGGCTCCATTTAACATCACAATTTCCAAATACTCCGAGACATCATTTTTCGGAACAAATACTCCGAGACATCCATTTAATCACCTCCTCCAGCGAGGCCAGTGTATTGTCGTTGTCGGCCTGGAGGGCTTGATGGCGCATCGGCCGATCCCCACCTCGCCGACCTTCGCGACGGAGCTGGAGAAGGAAGGGGCGTCGGCGCCCTCCTTGTGGACCTATGCGATGGcgctggaggaggtggtggttctGGGGCGTGGCAGCACGAAGGAGGATGATGGGGGCGGGGACGGTAGAGGTGAGGCTGTCGAGCTGGATCTGTCAATTTTGGTTCAGCGGGGGCGGGTTGTGGttgatttcgatttttttttttttttttttgatgccTCTCGATCGGTGGTACAGCTGTAGTATCTGAACTCGTGCACCAACTCACACCACacgcacaccacacacacacacgcccCTAGTACACAAGCTAGACCTACAACTACACACACGGAGCACGCATATTTTGTGATTTGACAGTTGTGGCACGAATATACGTGGAAGGCGCTGAAGTTTATTACCGCGAACACTGCCGCGGGGTGAGACACCCGGAAAATTCGCTCCCGCAGGAGTCGAACCCGGGCGGGTGGGCTGGCCACTGCCAACCACACCACTGCGCTACGAGCGCGTCCTCGGTTGATTTCGATTTTGTGGAGGGCTGAAATGCGAAAGATCTAGTGGGACGGGGAGTTGGACGACTGACGAAGCCATCGAGACGTACCATGGTATCGATTGACGAGGAAACACTCcggttctttttaagtagtagtagAGATAAAGGAAAGTTTTGATTCGCGATTGATTTTTGATTGATTGATTAATTAGTGGGATATTTGCAAAATGGAAACTACTCCATGCATGAGGATATTTCTTTCCTTCTACGAAGAAAAGCTGAGCACATGCATCAAAATATTTTTGCCAACTATTGTAATGCCTGCCGGTTTGGTTGATACCGTGCCTGGTTGTTTCCTAATTAGATGGGGGAAGAGCGAAGACCGTGTGATTAAATTAGGCGGACATGATGCTTCCAGtgacgaccatcaaacgcgttgagtgtcaaacgaccaattctaatttaatagtaaagatgtatatatagaatgttttgccaaaaaaaaaagacatgaagaaatatgttttcttggtagagggagtatatgtgatgaggacatccctgctACTACACCACtatctccgtcattgcaagataaagacgatgctgctgtgaagctcaagtccaatgaagtcgggattggaccaatgacacgagctcgtgcgaagctacttaagccacaggtgaacttgttcctatgtgatactttgatcgatgagaagtttatactgcctaagtcgtattacttatgtatgatcaggtatgaagaggaagcaagcatcgcacgaggaggagagcagCAGGTGGACAAGAAGctagacgtgaagctggacatggagccggacatgaagatatcccatggacgcgcgagggaggagcgggaggaatgcgcgagaggaggagatgcagttcaggccggcgccaggcTCGGTCAGACCGGCTGTGCCGCCGGGCCACCAGGTCCcagccccggtccgaccggcttccacgccggatccgtccggtccaaaccggacgccACGCTTGTGCCAACTAGGCAACTATCCAGTAAGGCTGGACTCCTCGCCCGGTTGCCACCCCGTGCCAGACCCGGTTGAAACCAGATGGCCcgatcccaggcccggtcgatcggccccctgaccggccgactccgagtctgtctcgaccagatccgatctgggtcggttttctatgtactttttcgacccctggtcgtcctgaacccctatataagtgcccaggacgcccccaaattaggtttagaccacgtttaagataaaccctagttcacagttgattgctttgcaactctattgaatctctacaccatattgcatcgatttggtgttcaacccctgaaagtcttgtgtgatctgctgttccattgggaattagacggttgcaacttaccgcttcgtggtcggcggctacgtgcgcaagtgtgtggagttgcaaatatcttgcaggttgagagctgttgtattggcgacagggaccaatcgagagacttcgtcagcgtcatacaagttatcttccactatCATCGACTTCATCcgatgtgttcatcccgtgatcatcatcaccatcgttgcttactgagaagaccgggccaccccttatcaatatgcatccgggagccaaattgaattttcaGTTTCGTAGTTATATAATCCTAGGGCAAGGTTTATAAGTGGCTTTTTGATTCCTTTCCAGCAAACCAAACAGAATAGATTATGTGGTGCAGCTTAAGTAAATAGCTCTCCGGGGAAAACCCTACATCCCTCGCGGGATTGGGTGTGGGTGGCGCTCTtgcgtcgctttgcctcttggggcctcgctttggatgtccaTCGGACAAAAGgacttgtggagtgttttggtggttttcggcggaggcgggttcgtcttcggccaggcggagcgcggcctcggggccggcgtggtagtttggagcggtggctccggtctttcgcctccgcctgttgcgttgaggtgtggtatTGACTtggctggtcgtcgacccgtgtggagcgcagcctcggggctggcatgtggtgtcgtgttgtaacggtttttcggccagttttcctcataaacgggccaactcttttctcctatatcaatgaaaggcaaagttttttgcctcgtttcaatttttttttaagtAAATAAGATAGATCTAGCCGCGTGGTAATACAGTCTATACGGAGCTATAGCAGACACAGAACAAAAAAACGTTCCAAGAACGTTTATCGTGAAAAAAACGTTCCAACAAGAACGTTTATAGTGAAAGCACGTTCCAACAGTATCGCTGGTTCATGCAGCGTGTCTTACGCATCCAAAAAGCACCAACGGAACGCCGACGCCAGCCCATTGTCATCGCTCAACTTAACTAGGCGCTTAAAAACAACCGGTAAATGCAACTAACTTATAAGCTTGAAAAATACCAGTGCTGTTAAGGAGATAGGAATATAGGCACATACTGTATCAACACGATGATATTTTTACTGCAGTTTTTCATTAGTTGAAACCTTTGTTTTACCGTGAGCACCACAAGGAACCCCAGAACCAAGATTCACGTTAAAGAGACTGCAGATGCAGCGGAAAGTACTAAGAAAAGAGGTCTCTCTATGTCGCAGTTGATATCTCAAGTCTCAATCAATTCTATGAAGTAAAACTTGCAACATTTCATTCACTTGCACTTTTCTAAAAAGATGGAAATTGTACTTCTCAATAAACTAGGATCACACTTCTCAAAAATCATTGAGACATAAGAAAATATTGATCAACCAAGAATTAGCGAAcccaaaaagtaaaagaaaaatgCTAAGACGTAATTTCCAACATAACAGGCATATCATGATCCAGAGTCTTCGGTTACAGCAACCAATAAACATAATGCTGAAGTGCATACGTTCAATTCTAGCTTTTGGGAGTCCACATGAACAAGCAGCTACGCCCTAGTCCACTTTCTTCttcatttcatagatccattgccaccagttaaaaaaaaaatcattgccATGATAAAGATGGCATTGCATCATTGCTTGCTGACTGCTGTTGATGAGGTGGTGTGAAATGATCGTATGGTGTGCAGGAAAATCAAGATATGCATGCATACTTTCACACGTGCTTGGCGCGTTTTCGACCTGATCTTCGTGCCGAAGGATCTGGATTCTGAATCAGAAATGGTGGCACAGGTTATCACAACGGCTGTATATGTTGTGCAATGTGTCAGTCAGTATTAAAGCTAGATAGGAGTATTACCTGTGCGAGACCTGGAGGAAACGATGGTCCACCTGTTAGTTTACCTTGAAAGTTGGTACCAGACGCTCTGTTGTGCATTTGTTGACCTGGTAAGTCACCAGTTGGCACTGTCTTGTCTATGGCACTAACTGTGCTCTTCAAATTTGCCAAATCCTCCTGCATTTTTCTCTGGCTTTCTTCCATTGCCATCATTTTTTCCTTCAACGCGGCTGCCTCGTCTTCAGCTTTCTGTTTAGCCTCCATAGCTTCCTTGAAGGATGCTTGCAGGGCTGTCTTCCCTCGTAGGCCCTTCGAGGAGAACTCCAGTACAGACTTGTGTGTGGTAGAATCACTTCCCGAGCCTTCTGCCCGCTTCTGGGAATCTTCATGCATTCGTGCCTGCATATGCAATGAAAATTCTGTTCTTATGTGCATGACCCACGAAATAAATTCATGTAGCATGTTCAATTTCTTGTGCCTTACAATGATATCAGCTGTTGCCTTCTTTGTAGGTTTCCCATTCTTGTGTGTATGAGTCAATATGAACAAATCCGTAACAGTAGGCCCATCCTTGTTTGGTCGTTTTTTCTTCTGCACACACACTAGCACAATCAATGCATCATTCATAGTGAAAGCAACAGAAGCAACTTCAAATTACCTCCTCTTCAATTATCCTTGCGAAGCTCTTTGTTCCTGCAGTATGATGAGCAACGACGTTTGCCTGGCAAGCTCTATTGCGAGCACTTGCAGCCTGACCAGAAAGAAATAAATGATGATTCAACAAGCCTCGCCAAATTGCAGATCAAAATCAGTCATGCACATAAAGACAATGGTCAGTCATACCGTCGCCTTTTCAGTACTCCAATATGAAACTAGGAATCGCCACTGTTCTTTGCTAACACGAGGATTTCGGTCAGCAAGTCGTTCCTCTTCTGTCTCATGAGTATCAAAATGGTGTACTTTTAAGTTACATTTCCAACTTCTCCACCTTTTTCCTAGAGACTTTATGATCCACAGCTCACCAATTGGGGCTATGTCAAATTTGAGCTACACAAATAAACAAAGGCTATAAAGAAGAACAAAGCCATAAAAAGTAGCAATATTCATTTATACCTTGACAATACGCCACATTATATCCTTGTTTTTCTCTGGAACACACCTCCAATCCTGATATATCAGAGGTGCCAATATTCCATCTCGTGCTATTGCGCTCAAAAAATTACTCAAGGTGCCTGCCTCTTTTCCAACGGGTTCACCTGAAGTGTTCAGTGAAACTGGTATGAGCACACCCTTAGGTAGTGTCCACACCTTAAGACTGAGTGTCAGACCACGTTGACGCCTCTGGTTTCTGTTCGTACCTGCTTGAAAAAGAAAATCAGACATGCGAAAAATCAAAACAACCGTCTCTGAATTCATGCATGATCTGATTCTATCTGGCCAAAACCTACTAAAATTTGGCTATGCCAACCAATCCGAGTCAAGGAACCATCTAAAGGCATGACGTCAAAAAATCTCATGTATCTCATTTTTTGAGATACATGACCTTGGTGGACTTTGGCTAGGGAAAGGGTGCACTAGAAGGATAGGAGGAGATTTGATACTTTGGTTATCCTGGTAGCATGGATGTTGTGGAAGCAGAGGAATGCCAGGGCATTTGGGAACTTGCAAAAACAGCTCAACCCTGCGCAGACCATTGAGAGAATCACCGGAGAATTCAAGCTTTGGGAGTCAGCAAGAGACGGAGAGAGAACCAtcatgccgcgagagtaggctaGGTGTGCGTTGTGGAGTTCCACTGAGATAGCTGCTTGTAGCTTTTCTTGGTTCTTGTAATTTATGACTCcctccttctataaagataaggtgcGCTTTTGGCGCACTCTCAAAAAAATATATTCATGGTCACAAAATTGGAAACTATATGAAAATAAATATCATTTGGAAATGAATCTGGGGCGCCTACAGAATTGTTTCAGAAAGAATtacattcttattttcttttctctttcctcTACGATATTTGAAACACTAGTGTCCTGCCATGGAGAAAGAACAAGGTGTAAGTGCtaagatccaatagcaaacctatCAATGCTATATATCACTCAAACTTGGATAAAATCACCAATCTGACATGACTACAGCAcgaaaaaaaattaagaaaaaagcTAACATTGTGTAACCATGAGCTATATAAGGTAACTGATTTCAACTCCATTTATTGTTGCTGCAGTAATATTTCTTCTATTTATGTGCACTAAAAGGGATCTCCTCTCTGTAAGGAGACTGATTCTGCACGATGGCAACACACAATGACATGAGAAAAGGGCAACGGAGGCGTAAATTACCAACATTCTGTCGAGTCGAGAACGAAGGGTCATCCCCTTCTGAATCAGTTAAATCACGCAGGCATGCTTCATTAGAGCTTGCCTGGGACATTGTATGCTCAAAGAGTGAATTAGACCCCAGATCTGCAAGGGCCTTTCTAACCTCCGGGGGTATGTAATTACGTGCAAACTGCTCGGGATCGGACAAGTCAAGATGTGAAGAAGGTGGTGTAGATAAATGATGGCCGTCTAACTCGTTAGTGCTTGGTTCGGGCACCTCCTGCCGAGGGGATGGACTAGGACATATATCGTTGATGACTCTGTCAATATCTGGAGAGTCAGATAAACTCTGATCCGGAGAACCAGCATGCTGCTCATCATGATCACTTTCTGGTGGTTCGCTATTTGTGATAGTGGCTTGTATGTGGCTAGTCGGAGTCCCTCCTTGACTCTCAACAGTCCCCCGGTGTATTGGTTCATTGTCTATAACTGTATCTGATGCTTGGCCACCTGGAGAAGCCGGCAGTTCAAGAAACTCATTTTGAACATGTTTTTGGTCTATGGAAGCAGGTGAATCTTTTGCCAAACGTTTGCTGCGCCTAAGTTGAAGACCTGAATTTGAAGCAGCTGCCAAACCCTTCTTTTTTTGCTTGAGGATTCTGCAACTGGAAGATTTTGACTCTTCCTTTTCTGCACAGGTCACTTGGTTTTCTGATTCCATATGATACTCTGAATCAGATTGTTGTCGCTGCGCATGCTTTATAGCTTCATTTGCTTCATGCGCCTTCCTCTTCCGTGCACCTGTAGCATCGCAGCGAGCTGCGCACCTGACTCCCCTTCTGTTGCTGTCCCCTGCAATATTCTCATTGACCACTTGAGTGCAAAACCCTTCTGTTTGGTTTGCCTGATTGACATGCTGCTGTTTCTTTTCATGGACATGAATCACCCCATCTCCATCCTCCGCGTGAGCACTTTCTGTACATATCGCACGACCAGAAGGCTGGTTGTGTGCCTGTTCGATGATCTGATTGGGAGTCAGCGGCTGCCTCTCCTCTATACATGTTGTGGAACATTGAACTTTTGCCTGatgctggacatgatttagaggcTCTCCGTCTCTCTTTTCTGCACTAACAGTTCCAGGGCCAACTCGGTGCATGTTTGTCTGCTTAGTATGCCTAGTAACAATTCCATTCATATCATGTACCTCCTCTCTTTCACTAATATAATGAGGATTATCTTGATATGCCTGCTCTGGAATTAGCTGTTTTGGATGCTTTGCTTGTACCTGTTCCATACAATCTGGGCGATTATCAGGCTCCTTTTGCAGAAGTCCTACACAAATTCCAAAATTAGGATGTTCTTGATGCACCTGCATTGCGATAGAACCAACAAAAAAGTGCACTATTAGACATAAAAGTGTAGAAATACATAAAATAACAATGATATTACTTAATGAGGATTGCCTCGCAGTAAGAAAACTTGGCTCGAATCAAGCTAGTATTCATGAAAAATAATTTAGTTAGTTCAACCAGCTCCAGTTCTCAATTCACATGCAAGCTGGGCACTCAACATTGCGGAAATCCCATGCTGTCCAGGAACATATGTTACAGGACTTTATTGAACAAGCTATCTACACCCAGGCTGTAAACCTGTAACTCCTAAATCCACCAACGACAGCCAAAGGAATACTCTTTACCCAAATCCAATACCCAATGCTCATGTTTGAGATGTTCCAATTTGGTTAAGACATTTCAATAGTCACCCTCTCAATTTTGATAGCACCAATTTTTTAGGtaaatctaaccctaaatgaGGTTTCATATTTCTCAAGCAAAGCCAAAGTACACTAGCAATGGAGGTAAGCCCGAATCTGCATTAGCACCATGACAACAGCATACCTCCTGGGCTTGGAGGATGGGTGGCGCGGAGGAGTTGCCGACTGGCACCACGGGCACGGCGCCCTCCGCCGTAGCGGACGACAGGAGGTAATGCCGAAGCCGCGCGGTGTCGATGGCGAGCTCGGTGCCGCAGACTGGGCAGGCGCAGCGCGCCAGCCCAACCGGCACGCTCAGTAGCGCTCCGCAGGAGCCGCACGGAAGCCGCGCGCCccggacgtcggcggcggcgcggggcaggGGCAGCGCCttacggcgtggcggcggcggcggcatgagcTCCGGTGGGAGCGACTGCGGCGTGGCGCAGTCCGGGCAGATGAACTCGGTCAGGCCCGGATCCACCTCCAGCGTCTCGCCGCACCCCGCGCACCGCACCTCCagaccctccggcggcggcgccatggctcgTTTCGCTTATGTCGGCGCTTTGGGGAAACGTTGCCAGGGGATGCTTTCTCCAGCGACGCTCTACCTAGGTTTAAGTTTTTAACCAAAATATacgcttttccttttctttttctttttctacggAGACATGGAAGGAAATCGAAAACAACAGTTAAAAATAATTCTGCGCCTACAGAGACAAAAGTGTCAAGGAGGGCGACCGCACCGTTGGCCGTAGGGCCCTCCTCGCCCCCTCCTCCCTGCCGCCGAGAGAGGTCTCGCTGCACAAAGCTAGGGGGGAGGGGGTCCCTCGTGGCGATGGTGACCTGCTCTGGCGGTAGTAGCGCGCGCTCGGTGGCCTTTCGGCGGAGAGGAGTTGCGGGACCGTGGCGTCGAGCGTGACTCGGCGACAATGCAGGTGGTACGGTCTCCTCGTGAGGGAGGCGTCCCTGCAGCTGCGCTCGTGAGCTCCGGGCTTGTTCG includes these proteins:
- the LOC124669408 gene encoding uncharacterized protein LOC124669408; this translates as MAPPPEGLEVRCAGCGETLEVDPGLTEFICPDCATPQSLPPELMPPPPPRRKALPLPRAAADVRGARLPCGSCGALLSVPVGLARCACPVCGTELAIDTARLRHYLLSSATAEGAVPVVPVGNSSAPPILQAQEVHQEHPNFGICVGLLQKEPDNRPDCMEQVQAKHPKQLIPEQAYQDNPHYISEREEVHDMNGIVTRHTKQTNMHRVGPGTVSAEKRDGEPLNHVQHQAKVQCSTTCIEERQPLTPNQIIEQAHNQPSGRAICTESAHAEDGDGVIHVHEKKQQHVNQANQTEGFCTQVVNENIAGDSNRRGVRCAARCDATGARKRKAHEANEAIKHAQRQQSDSEYHMESENQVTCAEKEESKSSSCRILKQKKKGLAAASNSGLQLRRSKRLAKDSPASIDQKHVQNEFLELPASPGGQASDTVIDNEPIHRGTVESQGGTPTSHIQATITNSEPPESDHDEQHAGSPDQSLSDSPDIDRVINDICPSPSPRQEVPEPSTNELDGHHLSTPPSSHLDLSDPEQFARNYIPPEVRKALADLGSNSLFEHTMSQASSNEACLRDLTDSEGDDPSFSTRQNVGTNRNQRRQRGLTLSLKVWTLPKGVLIPVSLNTSGEPVGKEAGTLSNFLSAIARDGILAPLIYQDWRCVPEKNKDIMWRIVKLKFDIAPIGELWIIKSLGKRWRSWKCNLKVHHFDTHETEEERLADRNPRVSKEQWRFLVSYWSTEKATAASARNRACQANVVAHHTAGTKSFARIIEEEKKKRPNKDGPTVTDLFILTHTHKNGKPTKKATADIIARMHEDSQKRAEGSGSDSTTHKSVLEFSSKGLRGKTALQASFKEAMEAKQKAEDEAAALKEKMMAMEESQRKMQEDLANLKSTVSAIDKTVPTGDLPGQQMHNRASGTNFQGKLTGGPSFPPGLAQNPDPSARRSGRKRAKHV